A stretch of the Serratia marcescens genome encodes the following:
- a CDS encoding serine hydrolase domain-containing protein — protein MSAEQRALTERIAAIDQQAMAEGRIVGSVVLVARQGEICYAGAAGYADREARRPMRRETQFRLSSVSKPYTTLAALRLIEQGKLSLDDAVSDWLPWFTPALADGRHPAIKICHLLSHTAGLDYRLNQPPAGVYHQLGIQDGVELSTLTLEQNLRLLAQAPLLSAPGERFNYSLAIDVLGAVLERVTGMPLPQLFVEWVAQPLGLGNTAFHATDAANLATPYYNTPQGPQRMHEGLRVALPEEMAGGEVLFSPMRALNAGAYPSGGAGMVGDADDVLKLVEALRSGGQGILQPDTVALLRSPHVGAQAQTQGPGWGFGFGGALLVDAEAAQTPQQAGTLTWGGVYGHSWFFDPQAQLSVVILTNTAFEGMCGRYPQQIRDAVYAAEMGK, from the coding sequence ATGTCGGCAGAACAACGGGCGTTAACAGAACGGATCGCGGCGATCGATCAACAGGCGATGGCCGAAGGGCGCATCGTGGGCAGCGTAGTGCTGGTGGCGCGGCAGGGCGAGATTTGCTACGCCGGGGCGGCCGGCTATGCCGATCGCGAAGCGCGGCGGCCGATGCGGCGAGAAACGCAGTTCCGGCTGTCGTCGGTCTCCAAACCCTATACCACGCTGGCGGCGCTGCGCCTGATAGAACAGGGCAAGCTGAGCCTGGACGACGCGGTCAGCGACTGGCTGCCGTGGTTTACCCCGGCGCTCGCCGACGGCCGGCATCCGGCGATCAAGATTTGTCATTTGCTGAGCCATACCGCGGGGCTGGACTATCGGCTGAACCAACCGCCGGCAGGCGTTTATCATCAGCTGGGGATCCAGGACGGCGTGGAGCTGTCGACGCTGACGCTGGAGCAAAACCTGCGGCTGTTGGCGCAGGCGCCGTTGCTGTCGGCACCGGGGGAACGCTTCAACTATTCGCTGGCGATCGACGTGCTTGGCGCGGTGCTGGAACGGGTGACGGGCATGCCGCTGCCGCAGCTGTTTGTCGAATGGGTGGCGCAGCCGCTGGGGCTCGGCAATACCGCGTTCCATGCGACGGACGCCGCGAACCTGGCGACGCCGTATTACAACACCCCGCAGGGGCCGCAGCGCATGCATGAAGGCCTGCGGGTGGCGCTACCGGAGGAGATGGCGGGGGGCGAAGTGCTGTTTTCACCGATGCGGGCGCTCAACGCCGGGGCCTATCCTTCTGGCGGCGCGGGCATGGTCGGCGATGCCGACGACGTGCTGAAGCTGGTGGAGGCATTACGCAGCGGCGGGCAGGGCATTTTGCAGCCGGACACGGTGGCGTTGCTGCGCAGCCCGCACGTGGGCGCGCAGGCGCAAACGCAAGGGCCGGGCTGGGGATTCGGTTTTGGCGGGGCGCTGCTGGTGGACGCAGAAGCGGCGCAGACGCCGCAGCAGGCCGGCACGCTGACCTGGGGTGGGGTTTACGGCCACAGCTGGTTCTTTGATCCACAGGCGCAGCTGAGCGTAGTGATACTGACCAACACCGCGTTTGAGGGCATGTGCGGCCGCTATCCGCAGCAGATCCGCGATGCGGTTTACGCCGCGGAAATGGGTAAATAA
- a CDS encoding YdgA family protein, translating into MKKSLVAVSVIVVLGAAWTGASWYTGKLIEQHMGEVVDNANGQLKAYLPKAGVKLSYENYQRGLFSSKVRYVLRSDGTDTSENAALKAGEEVAFLETIDHGPFPFAQLKKFNLLPSMASVHTELENTPAVKGLFDTTKGKSLFTADSRISYNGDTSSAIDIIPLDYQKDKSSLKFSGATINADVSSDLKKFVLDANSDNIVFASPNEFGQNEQITFQGFNLKGNSNESKFGVKLGDQTMTLKQFKLTIDGKDTVALDGFNLVSKFGEQGSSNIGGQIDYTMDALKVQGNDFGAGKLALKIDNVDGKALKDFADSYNRQTMALLQQGENLDPAVYEQQNAELLQKNLPLLLKGNPSLSIAPLSWKNSKGESTFTLDLALTDPSKAASPAQSPDQLIAQAVKKLDINLTIPEAMATEVTAKTALLQGYNEEDAQKLAQQQVQGLAAMGQMFKLTTQKDGVIASTFHYADNQVDLNGNKMSLQEFIGQFAMLGAPAEDAEPAQ; encoded by the coding sequence ATGAAAAAATCGTTAGTCGCTGTCAGCGTCATTGTGGTTCTTGGCGCAGCATGGACCGGGGCATCCTGGTACACCGGGAAACTGATCGAGCAGCACATGGGCGAAGTCGTCGACAACGCCAACGGCCAGCTGAAAGCCTACCTGCCGAAAGCCGGCGTCAAGCTGAGCTATGAAAATTACCAGCGCGGCCTGTTCAGCAGTAAAGTGCGTTATGTGCTGCGTTCCGACGGCACGGATACCAGTGAAAACGCGGCGCTGAAAGCCGGTGAAGAAGTGGCGTTCCTGGAAACCATCGATCACGGCCCGTTCCCCTTCGCCCAGCTGAAAAAATTCAATCTGCTGCCGAGCATGGCGTCGGTGCATACCGAGCTGGAAAATACCCCGGCGGTGAAGGGCCTGTTTGACACCACCAAAGGCAAATCGCTGTTTACCGCCGATTCGCGCATCTCTTACAACGGGGACACTTCGTCCGCCATCGACATCATCCCGCTGGACTACCAAAAAGATAAGTCTTCGCTGAAATTCAGCGGCGCCACCATTAACGCCGACGTGTCCAGCGATCTGAAAAAATTCGTGCTGGACGCCAATAGCGACAATATCGTGTTCGCCAGCCCGAACGAATTCGGTCAAAACGAGCAGATCACCTTCCAGGGCTTCAACCTGAAAGGCAACAGCAACGAGAGCAAGTTCGGCGTGAAGCTCGGCGATCAGACGATGACGCTGAAGCAGTTCAAACTGACAATCGACGGTAAAGATACCGTGGCGTTGGACGGTTTCAACCTGGTGAGCAAGTTCGGCGAGCAAGGCAGCAGCAACATCGGCGGCCAGATCGACTACACCATGGACGCGCTCAAGGTGCAGGGCAACGACTTCGGCGCCGGCAAGCTGGCGCTGAAAATCGACAACGTCGACGGCAAAGCGCTGAAAGACTTCGCCGACAGCTACAACCGCCAGACCATGGCGCTGCTGCAACAGGGCGAGAACCTGGATCCGGCCGTGTATGAGCAGCAAAACGCCGAACTGCTGCAAAAGAACCTGCCGCTGCTGCTGAAAGGCAACCCGAGCCTCAGCATCGCACCGCTGAGCTGGAAAAACAGCAAGGGCGAGAGCACCTTCACGCTGGATCTGGCGCTGACCGATCCGAGCAAGGCCGCTTCCCCGGCACAATCGCCGGATCAGCTGATCGCGCAGGCGGTTAAAAAGCTGGATATCAATCTGACCATTCCGGAAGCGATGGCCACCGAAGTGACCGCGAAAACCGCGCTGTTGCAGGGTTACAATGAGGAAGACGCGCAGAAACTGGCGCAGCAGCAAGTACAGGGCCTGGCGGCCATGGGCCAGATGTTCAAGCTGACCACCCAGAAAGACGGCGTGATCGCGAGCACGTTCCACTATGCCGACAACCAGGTTGATCTCAACGGCAACAAAATGTCGCTGCAGGAGTTCATCGGTCAGTTCGCCATGCTGGGCGCCCCGGCGGAAGACGCTGAACCGGCGCAGTAA
- the manA gene encoding mannose-6-phosphate isomerase, with translation MQKMTNAVQNYAWGSHDALTRLYGIANPDNQPMAELWMGAHPKSPSRVPGADGELRSLRDLIDEDQPKQLGANVASRFGELPFLFKVLCADQPLSIQVHPSKAAAEIGFAKENAAGIPLSAAERNYKDPNHKPELVFALTPFLAMNGFRELADIVSLLQPIAGAHHDIAAFLQQPDTAHLATLFASLLTMSGEQKSLALGVLKAALNNQQGEPWDTVRFIAGFYPDDSGLFSPLLLNVVQLAPGEAMFLYAETPHAYLKGVALEVMANSDNVLRAGLTPKFIDVPELLANLQFRPQPASGLLTQPEQRGNALFFPIPVEDFAFSLHDLTAAPQALAQRSAAIVFCVTGEATLEKSGQRLTLKPGESCFIGAFESPVNVSGSGRIARVYNQLA, from the coding sequence ATGCAAAAAATGACCAACGCGGTACAAAATTACGCCTGGGGCAGCCACGATGCGCTGACCCGCCTTTACGGCATCGCCAACCCGGATAATCAGCCGATGGCCGAACTGTGGATGGGCGCCCATCCCAAGAGCCCTTCCCGCGTGCCGGGCGCCGACGGCGAACTGCGTTCGCTGCGCGATCTGATCGATGAAGACCAGCCAAAACAGCTGGGTGCCAACGTCGCAAGCCGCTTTGGCGAGTTGCCGTTCCTGTTTAAAGTACTCTGCGCCGATCAGCCATTGTCGATCCAGGTCCACCCGAGCAAAGCGGCGGCCGAGATCGGCTTCGCAAAAGAGAATGCCGCCGGCATTCCGCTGAGCGCCGCCGAACGCAACTATAAAGATCCCAACCACAAGCCCGAGCTGGTGTTCGCCCTGACGCCGTTCCTGGCGATGAACGGCTTTCGCGAACTGGCCGATATCGTTTCCCTGCTGCAGCCGATTGCCGGCGCACACCACGACATCGCCGCCTTCCTGCAACAGCCGGACACCGCGCATCTCGCTACCCTGTTCGCCAGCCTGTTGACGATGAGCGGCGAGCAAAAGTCGCTGGCGCTCGGCGTGCTGAAAGCCGCGCTCAACAACCAGCAGGGGGAACCCTGGGATACCGTGCGCTTTATCGCCGGCTTTTATCCGGACGACAGCGGCCTGTTCTCACCGCTGCTGCTGAACGTGGTGCAGCTCGCGCCGGGCGAAGCGATGTTCCTGTATGCCGAAACGCCGCACGCCTACCTGAAAGGGGTGGCGCTGGAGGTGATGGCCAACTCGGATAACGTGCTGCGCGCGGGCCTGACGCCGAAATTCATCGACGTGCCTGAACTGCTGGCTAATCTGCAGTTCCGCCCGCAGCCGGCTTCCGGCCTGCTGACCCAGCCGGAGCAACGCGGCAACGCGCTGTTCTTCCCGATCCCGGTGGAGGATTTCGCCTTCTCGCTGCACGATTTGACCGCCGCACCACAGGCGCTGGCACAGCGGAGCGCCGCCATCGTGTTCTGCGTCACCGGCGAAGCGACGCTGGAAAAATCCGGGCAACGCCTGACGCTCAAACCGGGCGAATCCTGCTTTATCGGGGCTTTCGAATCCCCGGTCAACGTCAGCGGCAGCGGCCGCATCGCCAGGGTTTATAACCAGCTGGCCTAA
- the fumC gene encoding class II fumarate hydratase, with the protein MAGVRIEKDSMGPIEVPADKLWGAQTQRSLAHFRISSEKMPTALIHALALTKRAAAQVNVDLGLLPAERGTAIINAADEVLADSHADQFPLSIWQTGSGTQTNMNMNEVLANRASELLGGVRGEERKVHPNDDVNKSQSSNDVFPTAMHVAAVIALREHLIPELKVLHKTLSDKAEAYRDIVKIGRTHLQDATPLTLGQEISGWAAMLAHNLKHIEDSIPHIAELALGGTAVGTGLNTHPEYAVRVAKALAELTHQPFVTAPNKFEALATCDALVQGHGALKGLAASLMKIANDVRWLASGPRCGIGEISIPENEPGSSIMPGKVNPTQCEAMTMLCAQVLGNDVAVNIGGASGNFELNVFRPMVIHNYLQSIRLLADGMQGFNEHCAVGIEPNRDRITQLLNESLMLVTALNTHIGYDKAAEIAKKAHKEGVTLKAAALKLGYLTDAQFDEWVRPEAMVGSMQK; encoded by the coding sequence ATGGCAGGCGTTCGTATCGAAAAAGACTCTATGGGCCCCATCGAAGTACCGGCCGACAAGCTGTGGGGCGCGCAAACCCAGCGTTCTTTGGCGCATTTCCGCATTTCCTCCGAAAAGATGCCGACCGCGCTGATCCACGCGCTGGCGTTGACCAAGCGCGCCGCCGCGCAGGTGAACGTGGATCTGGGGCTGCTGCCGGCCGAACGGGGTACCGCCATCATCAACGCCGCCGATGAAGTGCTGGCGGACAGCCATGCCGACCAGTTTCCGCTGTCGATCTGGCAAACCGGTTCCGGCACCCAGACCAACATGAACATGAACGAAGTGTTGGCCAACCGCGCCAGCGAGTTGCTGGGTGGCGTGCGCGGTGAAGAGCGCAAGGTGCACCCGAATGACGACGTCAATAAAAGCCAGAGCTCCAACGACGTGTTTCCCACCGCGATGCACGTGGCGGCGGTGATTGCGCTGCGCGAACACCTGATCCCCGAGCTGAAAGTGCTGCACAAGACGCTGAGCGACAAGGCCGAAGCTTACCGTGACATCGTCAAAATCGGCCGCACCCATCTGCAGGACGCCACGCCGCTGACCCTGGGGCAGGAGATCTCCGGTTGGGCGGCGATGTTGGCGCACAATCTGAAACACATCGAGGACAGTATCCCGCACATCGCCGAGCTGGCGCTGGGCGGCACGGCGGTCGGCACCGGGCTGAACACCCATCCGGAGTACGCGGTGCGCGTCGCTAAAGCGCTGGCGGAGTTGACCCATCAGCCCTTCGTCACGGCTCCGAACAAGTTCGAAGCGCTGGCGACCTGCGACGCGCTGGTGCAGGGGCATGGCGCGCTGAAAGGGCTGGCGGCTTCGCTGATGAAGATCGCCAACGACGTGCGCTGGCTGGCGTCCGGCCCACGCTGCGGCATCGGCGAGATTTCGATCCCGGAGAACGAACCGGGCAGCTCCATCATGCCGGGCAAGGTCAACCCGACCCAGTGCGAGGCGATGACCATGCTGTGCGCCCAGGTGCTGGGCAACGACGTGGCGGTGAACATCGGCGGTGCTTCCGGCAACTTTGAGCTGAACGTATTCCGCCCGATGGTGATCCACAACTACCTGCAGTCGATTCGCCTGCTGGCCGACGGCATGCAGGGCTTCAACGAGCACTGCGCGGTGGGCATCGAACCGAACCGCGATCGCATCACCCAGCTGCTGAACGAATCGCTGATGCTGGTGACGGCGCTCAACACCCATATCGGCTACGACAAGGCGGCGGAAATCGCCAAGAAAGCGCACAAGGAAGGGGTGACGCTGAAAGCTGCGGCGCTGAAGCTCGGCTACCTGACCGACGCGCAGTTCGACGAGTGGGTGCGGCCGGAAGCGATGGTCGGCAGCATGCAGAAATGA
- a CDS encoding helix-turn-helix transcriptional regulator: protein MSRAQRLLDLMQLLRSHRYPVAGHALAQTLGISMRTLYRDIATLQQQGAEIVGEAGVGYVLRPGFMLPPLMFSQAETEALVLGMRWVSRRGDSQLASAAGQALAKIADVLPPALREALEANTLLIAPVQAPPVADAMRVLIRDTIRRERKLHIDYLDLAGQRSERLLWPFALGFFEQFQMLVAWCELRQAFRHFRLDRIQAATPLEQRYPRGRRRLLKEWRLSEGIAEQ from the coding sequence ATGTCGCGCGCGCAACGTTTACTCGATCTGATGCAGCTGCTGCGCAGCCACCGTTATCCGGTGGCGGGCCATGCGCTGGCGCAAACGCTGGGCATCAGCATGCGCACGCTGTACCGCGATATCGCTACGCTGCAGCAGCAGGGGGCGGAGATCGTCGGCGAGGCGGGTGTCGGCTATGTGCTACGGCCCGGCTTTATGCTGCCGCCGCTGATGTTCTCGCAGGCGGAAACAGAAGCGCTGGTGCTGGGGATGCGTTGGGTCAGCCGCCGCGGCGACAGCCAGCTGGCGAGCGCGGCGGGCCAGGCGCTCGCCAAGATCGCCGACGTGCTGCCGCCGGCGCTGCGGGAGGCGCTGGAGGCCAACACGCTATTGATAGCGCCGGTTCAGGCGCCGCCGGTGGCGGATGCGATGCGGGTGCTGATCCGTGACACCATCCGCCGCGAGCGCAAGCTGCATATCGACTATCTCGATCTGGCGGGGCAGCGCAGCGAACGCCTGCTGTGGCCCTTTGCGCTGGGTTTTTTCGAGCAGTTCCAGATGCTGGTCGCCTGGTGTGAGCTGCGCCAGGCGTTTCGCCATTTTCGCCTCGATCGCATTCAGGCTGCTACGCCTTTGGAACAGCGCTATCCGCGCGGCCGGCGGCGGTTGCTGAAAGAGTGGCGCCTCAGCGAGGGCATTGCGGAGCAATAG
- a CDS encoding VOC family protein — MTLPCMTLLYVDNPLNSAAFYQRLLGQAPVELSPGFALFVLNNGFKLGMWAKQGVKPAATLTGGGGELGFLCQDPQEVEARYNQWRELGLPIEQTPTEMEFGYTFVARDPDGHRLRVYALSE; from the coding sequence ATGACCCTTCCCTGCATGACCCTGCTTTACGTCGACAACCCGCTGAACAGCGCCGCCTTTTATCAACGTTTACTGGGACAGGCGCCGGTAGAGCTTTCCCCTGGCTTCGCCCTGTTCGTGCTCAACAACGGCTTCAAGCTGGGAATGTGGGCCAAACAGGGGGTAAAACCCGCTGCCACGTTGACCGGTGGCGGCGGTGAACTGGGCTTTTTGTGCCAGGATCCGCAAGAGGTCGAAGCGCGCTATAACCAGTGGCGCGAACTCGGGCTGCCGATTGAGCAAACGCCGACCGAGATGGAATTCGGCTACACCTTCGTGGCGCGAGATCCGGACGGCCATCGCCTGCGGGTGTATGCCCTCAGCGAGTAG
- the tus gene encoding DNA replication terminus site-binding protein: MSRYDVIGRMNACFTELEQALGALQQQIAPLRLLAARVFSLPEVEKGQEHQAISHIAVEQHVGQAARDLALEHYQRLFIHHNRENVSSKAAVRLPGVLCLAVEQPEYQALQTQLALINRLKGELEQIITVDSGLAPEQRFEFVHTHLHGLITLSAYRTLTALTNPDSVRFGWANKHIIKNVKRDDILAQLEKSLKAGRAVPPHSREQWAALVSREIDDVSRLPQHATLKIKRPVKVQPIARVWYQQQQKQVQHPCPLPLIALCQVENGAAVPKIGELLNYDVDAVKHRYKPDARPLRLLVPRLHLYTDDATR, translated from the coding sequence ATGAGCAGATACGATGTGATTGGCCGGATGAACGCCTGCTTTACCGAGCTGGAGCAGGCGCTCGGCGCGCTGCAGCAGCAGATCGCCCCGCTGCGGTTGCTGGCGGCGCGGGTGTTCAGCCTGCCGGAGGTTGAAAAAGGCCAGGAACATCAGGCCATCTCACATATCGCGGTCGAACAGCATGTGGGGCAAGCGGCGCGCGATCTGGCGCTGGAGCATTATCAGCGGCTGTTCATCCACCATAACCGGGAGAATGTCAGCAGCAAGGCCGCCGTGCGCCTGCCCGGCGTCCTCTGTCTGGCGGTGGAGCAGCCGGAGTATCAGGCGCTGCAAACGCAGTTGGCGCTGATCAACCGCCTGAAGGGCGAACTGGAACAGATTATCACCGTCGATTCCGGCCTGGCGCCGGAGCAGCGTTTCGAGTTCGTGCACACCCATCTGCACGGGCTGATTACCCTCAGCGCCTATCGCACCCTCACCGCCCTGACCAATCCCGACTCCGTGCGCTTCGGCTGGGCCAACAAGCACATCATCAAAAACGTAAAGCGGGACGACATCCTGGCGCAGCTGGAGAAAAGCCTGAAAGCCGGCCGCGCGGTACCGCCGCACAGCCGTGAACAGTGGGCTGCCCTGGTCAGCCGCGAGATAGACGACGTCAGCCGCCTGCCGCAGCACGCGACGCTGAAAATCAAGCGGCCGGTCAAAGTGCAGCCGATCGCTCGGGTGTGGTATCAGCAGCAGCAAAAACAGGTGCAACACCCCTGCCCGCTGCCGCTGATCGCCCTGTGTCAGGTTGAAAACGGCGCAGCGGTGCCGAAGATCGGCGAGTTGCTCAACTACGACGTCGACGCGGTGAAACACCGCTACAAACCCGACGCCCGGCCGCTGCGGCTGCTGGTGCCGCGTCTGCATCTGTATACCGACGACGCTACTCGCTGA
- a CDS encoding glycoside hydrolase family 3 protein, whose product MKQKVKNMTLEEKIGQKIMLDFRYWDRNGSSNQDMTVPDEAIGKLIADNHVGGVILFANNLKDKQQINTLTAWYAAMKTHAGIRLFIGTDNEGGNVFRLPRGDYASFPGNMALAAAIEGGADEQLAVEQGKLMAQDMRALHINTNFAPVVDVNTNPFNPVINVRAISDDKNTVSRLAEKMVAGMKHQGLITAYKHFPGHGSTSTDSHTGLPRVDRTREEAFAIDIGPYKQAIDRCAAPDMVMTAHIQYPALDNRQIDTRSGEKITVPATMSHEIQTQILRNELGYAGVTISDALDMGAIAEHFSQQAAAENVFAAGVDIALMPVSIASPAQASLLPDLIRYLADRVKTGHLSEADIDASVERILRLKLRHSLMGHSDKPCSNDVASLAHKLEKRIADRSITVVINRHSLLPLKDKALRYFILTPWGEQANGIARVMAQEGYQDVVAAKETELSDAQVREHIAGCDVFLLGTLSTRFTPAEQDGVVTSATGAGNDSSPYPGWLKYAAEQGKKRIHLSLRAPYDIVNYAADVEAAVATYSYYGYDSGVWRGPSMVSLAQVLTGKITPQGKLPVNTWHDYDVETNTGKVAFPRGTGLSW is encoded by the coding sequence ATGAAACAGAAAGTCAAAAACATGACGCTGGAAGAGAAGATCGGGCAAAAAATCATGCTGGATTTTCGCTACTGGGATCGGAACGGTAGCAGCAATCAGGATATGACCGTCCCCGATGAAGCCATTGGCAAGCTGATCGCCGATAACCACGTGGGTGGGGTGATCCTGTTCGCCAATAATCTGAAAGACAAGCAGCAGATCAACACGTTGACGGCCTGGTATGCCGCGATGAAAACCCACGCCGGCATTCGTTTGTTTATTGGCACGGATAACGAAGGCGGTAATGTTTTCCGGCTGCCGCGCGGCGACTATGCCTCATTCCCCGGCAATATGGCGCTGGCGGCGGCGATTGAAGGGGGCGCGGATGAACAGCTCGCCGTTGAACAGGGCAAGCTGATGGCCCAGGATATGCGTGCGTTGCATATCAATACCAACTTTGCCCCGGTCGTGGATGTCAACACCAACCCGTTCAACCCGGTGATTAACGTTCGCGCCATCAGCGATGATAAGAACACCGTTTCCCGTCTGGCAGAGAAAATGGTGGCGGGCATGAAACACCAGGGGCTGATCACCGCGTATAAACACTTCCCCGGCCACGGCAGCACCTCCACCGACTCGCATACCGGTTTGCCGCGCGTCGATCGCACGCGGGAAGAGGCCTTTGCCATCGACATCGGCCCTTACAAGCAGGCCATCGATCGCTGCGCGGCGCCGGACATGGTGATGACCGCGCATATTCAGTATCCGGCACTGGATAACCGCCAGATCGATACCCGCAGCGGTGAAAAAATCACGGTGCCGGCCACCATGTCGCATGAAATTCAGACCCAGATCCTGCGCAATGAGTTGGGGTATGCCGGCGTAACGATTTCAGATGCGCTGGATATGGGCGCGATTGCCGAGCATTTCAGCCAGCAAGCGGCGGCTGAAAACGTCTTTGCCGCCGGGGTGGATATTGCCCTGATGCCTGTCAGCATCGCCTCGCCGGCCCAGGCGAGCCTGCTGCCGGACCTGATCCGCTACCTTGCGGACAGAGTGAAAACGGGGCATCTCAGCGAGGCTGATATCGATGCCTCGGTCGAGCGAATTTTGCGCCTCAAATTGCGCCATAGCCTGATGGGCCATAGCGATAAACCCTGTTCTAACGACGTTGCGTCGTTAGCGCACAAGCTGGAAAAACGCATCGCCGATCGCTCCATTACCGTCGTTATCAATCGCCATAGCCTGCTGCCGTTAAAGGACAAGGCGCTGCGCTATTTTATCCTGACCCCGTGGGGCGAGCAGGCCAACGGCATTGCGCGCGTGATGGCGCAGGAGGGGTATCAGGACGTCGTTGCCGCGAAGGAAACGGAACTGAGCGACGCCCAGGTCAGGGAACATATTGCCGGCTGCGACGTGTTCTTGCTCGGAACCCTCTCAACCCGCTTCACGCCGGCTGAACAGGATGGGGTCGTTACCTCCGCAACCGGGGCGGGTAATGACAGCAGCCCTTATCCGGGCTGGTTGAAATACGCCGCCGAGCAGGGGAAAAAACGGATTCACCTCTCACTGCGCGCACCTTACGATATCGTGAACTATGCCGCAGACGTGGAGGCGGCCGTCGCCACCTATTCCTACTACGGGTATGACAGCGGCGTGTGGCGTGGCCCTTCGATGGTCTCTTTGGCGCAGGTGCTGACGGGTAAAATCACACCGCAGGGCAAATTGCCGGTCAACACCTGGCATGACTACGATGTAGAAACCAATACGGGCAAGGTGGCGTTCCCGCGCGGAACTGGGCTGAGCTGGTAA
- a CDS encoding glycoside hydrolase family 10 protein — MAAMLGVSGCAKPPEPEKPPQPTPPITPMRGIWLATVIGLDWPPAASLKAETAQERVRLQKQGLTDALDEMVKTGINAVYFQVKPDGTALWRSNILPWSEVLTGTVGQDPGYDPLAFMLKEAHRRGIKVHAWLNPYRVSMNTRQQTIDALNHTLQSPPASVYALHPDWIRTANERFVLDPGLPDVRNWITSVVTEIVKNYEVDGIQFDDYFYYETPQSPLDDERTFRAYGKGFADKAAWRRDNTLQLIKQVSATVRALKPAVAFGVSPAGVWRNKADDPAGSATRAGAPSYDTAYADTRQWVKLGLLDYIAPQLYWPFDREIVRYDVLANWWAEVVKGTSVRLYAGVALYKVGTPAAGEPAWTVDGGVPELKRQLDLNESLPGMGGTILFRQRYLTEPQTDKAVEYLRTRWKTGQ; from the coding sequence ATGGCCGCAATGTTGGGCGTGAGCGGATGCGCCAAGCCACCCGAACCGGAGAAGCCCCCGCAACCGACACCGCCGATAACACCGATGCGGGGCATCTGGCTGGCCACGGTCATTGGCCTGGACTGGCCGCCGGCGGCCTCCCTGAAAGCGGAAACCGCGCAAGAGCGGGTTCGCCTGCAGAAACAGGGGCTGACGGACGCGCTGGACGAGATGGTGAAAACCGGGATCAACGCGGTGTATTTTCAGGTTAAACCGGACGGCACGGCCCTGTGGCGCTCAAACATTTTGCCCTGGTCAGAAGTCTTGACCGGCACTGTGGGCCAGGATCCGGGGTACGATCCGCTGGCCTTTATGCTGAAAGAAGCGCACCGGCGCGGCATCAAAGTGCATGCCTGGCTGAACCCTTATCGGGTTTCCATGAATACCCGACAGCAAACGATTGACGCACTCAATCATACGCTGCAGTCGCCACCGGCCAGCGTCTATGCGCTGCATCCCGACTGGATACGCACCGCCAACGAGCGCTTCGTGCTCGACCCCGGTCTGCCCGACGTGCGCAACTGGATCACCAGCGTGGTGACTGAAATTGTCAAAAACTATGAGGTCGACGGCATTCAGTTTGACGATTATTTCTATTACGAAACGCCGCAATCGCCGCTGGATGATGAACGAACGTTTCGCGCATACGGAAAAGGATTTGCCGACAAAGCCGCCTGGCGCAGGGACAACACGCTGCAATTGATAAAACAGGTTTCAGCCACCGTCCGAGCGTTGAAGCCCGCGGTTGCGTTTGGCGTCAGCCCGGCGGGCGTCTGGCGAAACAAGGCGGACGATCCTGCCGGCTCGGCGACGCGGGCAGGGGCCCCATCGTACGATACGGCCTATGCCGATACGCGCCAGTGGGTCAAACTGGGGCTGCTCGATTATATCGCGCCGCAGCTGTATTGGCCTTTTGATCGTGAAATTGTCCGCTACGACGTGCTGGCCAACTGGTGGGCCGAGGTGGTGAAGGGCACATCAGTCCGGCTCTATGCCGGGGTGGCGCTGTATAAAGTGGGCACGCCTGCGGCCGGCGAGCCGGCCTGGACCGTCGATGGCGGCGTCCCCGAGCTGAAGAGGCAGCTGGATCTTAACGAGAGCCTGCCGGGGATGGGGGGAACCATCCTGTTCAGGCAGCGTTATCTGACTGAGCCGCAAACGGACAAGGCGGTGGAGTACCTGCGCACCCGCTGGAAAACCGGCCAATAA